GAGCTCAACGCCGTGACCATGCACAAAGGGAACGTCTACCGGGAGACCTCCGGTATGTGGCCGCGTTATTTCCCGGAAGCCATGAAGTACGAGATGAACCGGCGACTCCAGGATAAATATATGTTCGGCTCGGAGTATAACCTATTCCCTCTGGATCAACTGGTCAAGCAGCACGAAGAGAATGGTTACCGGCCGGGGTTCTTGGAAAAGCTTTTCTATAAAAATGCTATCCGTATCCTCGGGGAGAACCTTGAGAGGATCGGCGTCAACCTGAAAGAGTGGATGTGAACTCGGGGCAAATTCC
Above is a window of Deltaproteobacteria bacterium DNA encoding:
- a CDS encoding amidohydrolase family protein is translated as ELNAVTMHKGNVYRETSGMWPRYFPEAMKYEMNRRLQDKYMFGSEYNLFPLDQLVKQHEENGYRPGFLEKLFYKNAIRILGENLERIGVNLKEWM